Proteins from one Sphingomonas sp. OV641 genomic window:
- a CDS encoding DsrE family protein, with amino-acid sequence MSSAGSAGVTAQQPVIAGYGRITPVEGAVERPDHSLRYRVLFSVTKAASSPDKVNPSLEKVARFLNLLGADGVRPAQGDVIVIVHGPATPIIADDEAYATKTGATTNPNLALIAALRRAGVSVRVCSQALVGNGIAPVTVDKAIEVDVSALTTMATLQIRGWALIPD; translated from the coding sequence ATGAGCAGTGCCGGGTCAGCAGGCGTCACCGCGCAACAACCCGTGATTGCCGGCTATGGCAGGATCACGCCGGTAGAAGGCGCGGTTGAGCGGCCGGACCACTCGCTGCGATATCGTGTGCTGTTCAGTGTGACGAAGGCGGCGTCATCTCCCGACAAGGTCAATCCCTCGCTGGAGAAGGTCGCACGCTTCCTGAACCTGCTCGGGGCGGACGGCGTGCGGCCGGCACAGGGAGATGTGATCGTGATCGTCCACGGGCCGGCGACACCGATTATTGCCGATGATGAGGCATATGCGACGAAAACCGGTGCCACGACGAACCCCAATCTTGCCTTGATAGCGGCGCTAAGGCGGGCAGGCGTGTCCGTTCGAGTGTGCAGCCAGGCTTTAGTCGGGAATGGGATCGCTCCGGTCACGGTCGATAAGGCTATCGAAGTCGATGTCTCGGCTCTCACCACAATGGCGACATTGCAGATACGTGGTTGGGCGCTGATCCCTGACTGA
- a CDS encoding metalloregulator ArsR/SmtB family transcription factor encodes MTAIHQSRAIADAAVEKLRVFAQPQRLMILSYLLGGERQVADIEAATGVTQPALSQQLAELRRAELVKTRREAKQVHYRLADDAAAMCVRTLEAIFGADDLAVHEAAPASRPSRARGASAATRPQNIGAAVFARVG; translated from the coding sequence ATGACGGCGATCCATCAATCCCGCGCGATCGCCGATGCGGCGGTCGAAAAGCTGCGCGTGTTCGCTCAACCCCAGCGCCTCATGATCCTGTCCTATCTGCTGGGCGGTGAGCGGCAGGTTGCGGACATAGAGGCTGCGACCGGCGTGACCCAGCCGGCCCTCAGCCAGCAGCTTGCCGAGCTGCGCCGCGCCGAGCTGGTGAAGACGAGACGCGAGGCAAAGCAGGTCCATTACCGGCTCGCCGATGACGCAGCCGCAATGTGCGTGCGCACGCTCGAGGCGATATTCGGCGCCGATGATCTAGCCGTGCATGAGGCAGCGCCCGCTTCCCGACCGTCGCGAGCGCGCGGGGCGTCGGCTGCCACGCGGCCGCAAAATATAGGCGCAGCCGTATTTGCGAGGGTCGGATAA